Proteins encoded by one window of Megachile rotundata isolate GNS110a chromosome 10, iyMegRotu1, whole genome shotgun sequence:
- the Klp31E gene encoding kinesin-like protein 31E isoform X3 — MCRICTQVPPGEPQVFLGPDKAFTYDYVFDTCVGQCTIYETCVARLVEGALDGYNATVLAYGQTGSGKTYTMGTGFDVEVDEDVVGIIPRAIRHLFNGIAEKQQRARESAQMPPEFKVTAQFLELYNEDLKDLLEPGGPRGGARIHEDTSGNIHLAGVEPRIVTSPEQALEYLRLGALSRTTGSTQMNTQSSRSHAIFTLHIKQQRYIKVEDPDADVDTSGTEPASEFETLTAKFHFVDLAGSERLKRTGATGDRAKEGISINCGLLALGNVISALGDKAKKALHVPYRDSKLTRLLQDSLGGNSQTVMIACVSPSDRDFMETLSTLKYANRARNIKNKVTVNQDKSSRTIASLRREIQQLQLELMEYRQGKRVVGEDGVNDAWHENQMLNSELQSLRTRVKALSETVEALTAKNVLLLAEKAAGQWVSTGGNSEVTSLVQGYVQEIEELRARLLEAEAMYQQLKKRQIQVNAANPYGDSGYICPSDSVSILNDAKKEVQKEIEALTALREQHAHATSTASKTGEEEGDDTEIGQDSVSEDDSDDDSDRKEEDEEEEAMGRELEALTSDIDVKQRLIQELELSQRRLQTMKQHYEDKLAQLQARIKDTQEERDKVLHSLQQQPTPPTEKVKKLRDEYEKKLSAMQKEMQLLKSAKKEHARLLKNQSQNENRLRGLRNELAEMKRAKVKLLNKMREEAQRHKENELRRNREIAQLRKESRKNANMIRTLEADKRMKEVVLRRKQEEVSALRKRDRGLSQKVAGRAPPKPINPKALKQRWQTFERTIAKQALAKQAAAETEREMERLLQEREELGRELEKLQKHRNAIASSRGDTADIDEEIDNVRSKISYLQDSIAECQRDMVEMGDGEAEGEPGVEALISTIQSVDEAQYLLQRMLAFTVEQSCVAAQKQLEVRDMESRLNQVAQESDVQHQLLEHVLRDRDLLSLTNNHHNTLNYSPPSSRSSSPENENYNQVIIGEEKQRNNKVRRRTTQPQELLYGVQASQDNLKAEDQSQSHNHPLTRVPSAPGSLKGLVLTRSQHSGIAGGSPTLSRRDSTSPRPLRRPLHPGGGSMEQVAHTDVSSPPGSPTTYRRFNSREENVFSRLTASRQPASTDPQPMKGIISQYQGKIQPRAVLHCSHVAEGHSKAVLTMCATSDLLFSGSKDRTVKVWDLGTGIENLTLTGHPNNVVAVKYSPLHDLLFSVSSAYVKVWDLRAANSCIKTLYSSGQVQSGPITLSTPSRMLQLPVGETTINDLVLSMDEQELYTASSDKVRIWDLRKLTCTGRLSTPHTAAVMCLAVAEDGKVITGSKDHLVSLVEPNTSGQSVSLAPPHYDGVQCLATCDTTLFSGSRDMCIKRWDLSRMELVQSLNNAHKDWILGLCMINNGSVMISGCRGGILKAWTVPKDQGECSPIGEVRAHGSAINAVITNQQHIFTASNDGTVKLWNYCKRDARTFQRSNSLKS, encoded by the exons ATGTGTAGAATATGTACACAAGTACCTCCAGGAGAACCCCAGGTCTTTCTTGGACCAGACAAGGCCTTTACATATGATTATGTTTTTGATACTTGTGTTGGGCAATGCACAATTTATGAAACGTGTGTTGCACGCCTAGTAGAAGGTGCATTAGATGGATATAATGCAACTGTACTTGCTTATGGCCAGACTGGATCTGGTAAAACTTATACCATGGGCACTGGATTTGATGTAGAAGTTGATGAAGATGTGGTTGGAATTATCCCCAGAGCTATTAGACATTTATTTAATGGAATTGCAGAGAAACAGCAACGTGCCAGAGAGTCTGCACAAATGCCTCCAGAATTTAAG GTTACTGCTCAGTTTTTGGAATTGTACAATGAGGATTTGAAAGATTTACTAGAACCTGGTGGACCTAGAGGTGGTGCTCGTATTCATGAAGATACCTCTGGTAATATTCATTTAGCTGGAGTGGAACCACGAATTGTAACTAGTCCAGAACAGGCACTAGAATATTTGCGATTGGGAGCACTGTCACGTACAACTGGATCTACTCAAATGAATACTCAATCATCAAGATCACACGCAATATTCACGTTACATATAAAGCAACAGAGATACATAAAAGTTGAAGATCCAGATGCTGATGTTGATACAAGTGGCACAGAGCCTGCAagtgaatttgaaactttaactgcaaaatttcattttgtagaTTTAGCTGGTTCAGAAAGGCTAAAGAGAACTGGTGCAACTGGAGATAGAGCAAAGGAGGGAATATCTATAAATTGTGGATTG ttGGCTTTGGGTAATGTAATTTCTGCACTTGGAGACAAAGCAAAAAAAGCTTTACATGTACCATATAGGGATTCAAAATTAACTAGATTGCTTCAAGATTCACTAGGAGGAAACAGTCAAACTGTTATGATAGCTTGTGTCTCACCAAGTGATAGAGATTTTATGGAAACTCTGAGTACCCTAAAATATGCGAATAGAGCTAGGAATATCAAAAACAAAGTTACAGTTAATCAAGATAAGAGCTCGAGAACAATTGCTTCTCTTCGAAGAGAAATACAGCAACTTCAGTTAGAGTTGATGGAATATAGACAAG GCAAAAGAGTTGTTGGTGAAGATGGTGTAAATGATGCTTGGCATGAAAATCAAATGTTAAATAGTGAGCTACAAAGTCTTCGTACAAGAGTGAAAGCTCTTTCAGAAACAGTTGAAGCACTGACTGCAAAGAATGTTCTTCTGCTGGCAGAGAAAGCTGCTGGTCAGTGGGTATCAACAGGTGGAAATAGtgaagtaacaagtttagttCAAGGATATGTTCAAGAGATAGAAGAATTGAGAGCTCGGCTTTTAGAAGCAGAAGCTATGTATCAACAGTTAAAAAAACGACAGATACAG GTAAATGCAGCAAATCCTTATGGTGATTCTGGATACATATGTCCTAGCGATTCTGTGTCAATATTAAATGATGCTAAGAAAGAGgtacaaaaagaaattgaagcGTTAACGGCATTGAGAGAACAACATGCACATGCTACTAGTACTGCGAGTAAAACAGGAGAAGAAGAAGGTGATGATACAGAAATTGGTCAGGACTCTGTAAGTGAAGACGATTCGGATGATGATTCTGATAGAAAAG aagaggacgaagaagaagaagctatGGGTCGTGAATTAGAAGCGTTAACATCCGATATTGACGTGAAGCAGCGATTAATACAAGAACTTGAACTTTCACAACGGCGCTTACAAACAATGAAACAACATTATGAAGATAAGCTTGCTCAGTTACAAGCTCGTATTAAGGATACTCAGGAAGAAAGAGACAAGGTGTTACACTCCTTGCAACAGCAACCAACTCCTCCAACTgagaaagtaaaaaaattaCGCGACGAGTACGAAAAGAAACTTTCTGCAATGCAAAAGGAAATGCAACTTTTAAAATCTGCAAAAAAAGAGCATGCAAGGTTGCTTAAGAACCAATCTCAAAATGAAAACCGATTAAGAGGATTACGAAATGAACTAGCAGAGATGAAAAGAGCAAAAGTGAAACTTCTAAATAAAATGCGCGAGGAAGCGCAAAGACATAAAGAAAATGAACTGAGACGAAATAGAGAAATAGCACAGTTGCGAAAAGAAAGTAGGAAAAACGCAAATATGATTCGAACGCTTGAAGCGGATAAAAGAATGAAGGAAGTGGTACTTAGACGCAAACAAGAAGAAGTATCGGCATTACGAAAACGGGACAGAGGTCTCAGTCAGAAAGTTGCTGGCAGAGCACCACCTAAACCAATCAATCCAAAAGCATTGAAGCAAAGGTGGCAAACGTTTGAAAGAACTATTGCCAAGCAAGCATTGGCTAAACAGGCAGCTGCAGAAACGGAGAGAGAAATGGAAAGACTTCTTCAAGAACGGGAAGAGTTAGGTAGGGAACTAGAAAAGCTTCAGAAACACAGAAATGCTATAGCAAGTTCAAGAGGAGATACAGCTGATATCGACGAAGAAATTGATAATGTCAGAAGTAAAATCAGTTACCTGCag GATAGTATTGCGGAATGTCAACGTGATATGGTAGAAATGGGTGACGGAGAAGCTGAAGGTGAACCTGGTGTTGAAGCTCTTATATCAACAATTCAATCAGTAGATGAAgctcaatatttattacaaaggaTGCTAGCATTTACCGTGGAACAAAGCTGCGTAGCCGCTCAAAAACAGCTTGAAGTTCGTGATATGGAATCGCGATTAAATCAAGTTGCACAAGAAAGTGATGTGCAACATCAATTATTAGAGCACGTATTACGGGACAGAGATCTTTTGTCTCTTACAAATAATCATCATAATACATTGAATTATAGTCCTCCAAGTTCAAGGAGTTCATCGCCGGAAAA tgaaaattataatcaaGTTATAATTGGGGAAGAAAAACAACGTAATAATAAAGTGAGAAGGAGAACTACGCAACCCCAAGAACTTCTTTATGGAGTTCAAGCCAGTCAGGATAATTTAAAGGCAGAGGATCAAAGTCAAAGTCATAATCATCCACTCACTAGAGTACCTAGTGCTCCAGGTAGCTTAAA AGGTTTAGTATTAACAAGAAGTCAGCATAGCGGTATAGCTGGTGGATCTCCGACTCTAAGTCGACGCGATAGTACATCTCCAAGGCCATTGCGGCGACCGCTACATCCAGGTGGAGGCTCCAT GGAACAGGTAGCACATACAGATGTGTCATCACCACCTGGATCACCAACCACGTATCGACGATTCAACAGTCGAGAAGAAAACGTTTTCTCTAGACTAACTGCAAGCAGACAACCAGCATCAACAGACCCACAGCCTATGAAAGGAATTATTTCTCAATATCAAGGCAAG ATACAACCACGAGCGGTTTTACATTGTTCTCACGTAGCTGAAGGACATAGTAAAGCTGTTTTGACAATGTGTGCAACTTCAGATTTACTATTTAGTGGTTCGAAAG ATCGAACCGTGAAAGTATGGGATTTAGGAACAGGAATTGAAAATCTCACATTGACCGGTCATCCAAATAACGTCGTAGCAGTGAAATATTCTCCACTGCATGATTTATTATTCAGCGTTTCTTCAGCCTACGtgaaagtttgggatttgagggcaGCCAACAGTTGTATAAAAACTTTATATTCATCTGGTCAAGTACAGAGTGGACCGATCACGTTGTCGACTCCATCTAGGATGCTACAACTTCCCGTTGGTGAAACAACCATAAATGATTTAGTACTAAGCATGGATGAACAAGAATTATATACTGCATCCAGCGATAAAGTTAGAATATGGGATCTACGTAAATTAACATGTACTGGACGATTAAGTACACCGCACACGGCGGCAGTAATGTGTCTAGCCGTCGCAGAGGATGGTAAAGTAATAACAGGCAGTAAAGATCATTTGGTATCCCTCGTTGAACCGAATACATCCGGTCAATCGGTCAGCCTGGCACCACCGCATTATGACGGTGTACAGTGTTTAGCAACATGTGACACTACACTGTTTTCTg GCTCAAGGGACATGTGTATTAAACGGTGGGATCTAAGTAGAATGGAATTAGTCCAGTCTCTGAATAATGCACACAAAGATTGGATTTTGGGTTTGTGTATGATAAACAATGGTTCTGTAATGATATCAGGTTGTCGAGGTGGAATTTTGAAGGCGTGGACTGTACCAAAGGATCAAGGAGAATGTAGCCCAATAGGGGAAGTGAGAGCACATGGTTCTGCTATTAATGCTGTAATAACTAATCAACAACACATTTTTACTGCAAGCAA